One stretch of Meriones unguiculatus strain TT.TT164.6M chromosome 7, Bangor_MerUng_6.1, whole genome shotgun sequence DNA includes these proteins:
- the Socs3 gene encoding suppressor of cytokine signaling 3, which produces MVTHSKFPAAGMSRPLDTSLRLKTFSSKSEYQLVVNAVRKLQESGFYWSAVTGGEANLLLSAEPAGTFLIRDSSDQRHFFTLSVKTQSGTKNLRIQCEGGSFSLQSDPRSTQPVPRFDCVLKLVHHYMPPSGAPSFSLPPTEPSSEVPEQPPAQALPGSTPKRAYYIYSGGEKIPLVLSRPLSSNVATLQHLCRKTVNGHLDSYEKVTQLPGPIREFLDQYDAPL; this is translated from the coding sequence ATGGTCACCCACAGCAAGTTTCCCGCCGCCGGGATGAGCCGTCCCCTGGACACCAGCCTGCGCCTCAAGACCTTCAGCTCCAAGAGCGAATACCAGCTGGTGGTGAACGCCGTGCGCAAGCTGCAGGAGAGCGGATTCTACTGGAGCGCGGTGACCGGCGGCGAGGCGAACCTGCTGCTCAGCGCCGAGCCCGCGGGCACCTTTCTAATCCGCGACAGCTCGGACCAGCGCCACTTCTTCACGCTGAGCGTCAAGACCCAGTCGGGGACCAAGAACCTACGCATCCAGTGCGAGGGGGGCAGCTTTTCGCTGCAGAGTGACCCCCGGAGCACGCAGCCAGTGCCCCGCTTCGACTGTGTACTCAAGCTGGTGCACCACTACATGCCGCCGTCGGGGGCCCCCTCCTTCTCTTTGCCACCCACGGAACCCTCCTCTGAGGTGCCGGAGCAGCCACCTGCCCAGGCGCTCCCCGGGAGCACCCCCAAGAGAGCTTACTACATCTATTCAGGGGGGGAGAAGATTCCGCTGGTACTGAGCCGACCTCTCTCCTCCAACGTGGCCACCCTCCAGCATCTCTGCCGCAAGACTGTCAACGGCCACCTGGACTCCTATGAGAAAGTGACCCAGCTGCCTGGACCCATTCGGGAGTTCCTGGACCAGTATGATGCTCCGCTTTAA